A part of Kitasatospora kifunensis genomic DNA contains:
- a CDS encoding RICIN domain-containing protein — protein MSDPVTAATTEAELARHIQAGDGPSHAAAQEIAHRHRAAVLSYARLCCAQDESAQELADEAIARTLAAVRAGTGPSRGWRPFLLSEARRTATGWADTARRAELTADFVAWLNALPRTATVRSAAQAAAAAESASTLLQAFLSLPSSRQADLWHYLEEPPAGGAPPRRQAAAGTPDTLTRQSLHDAYLQAYLPRAPRRSCRHLLGALGKAVRRGTTQEARELDRHLARCARCRHAHADLIAIHTWQRPVLLRALLLWTGEVDAVPTVPTPSALSRARARRPRGGERPVDARRLLASTLVVGAGALVTLVAAGVIVEAVDAAGTHAPLAGSILIPAPLTSSTTISGTPASPLPDTATPSASVSPSPSASPAPSASPSASSAPPAPSPSPSATSAPPSPSSSPSSSPSPSPTPSSSTGTVGFRLVNSSSGLCVGITDDAVVTVQLQQCTGDGSQGWQRLAVDQDTFQLRNTGTGQCLDGTTDGGDTVTVTLQPCRSDPGRTEQLWRFASDATPGSFRLWFLPSVPASAYSAHVLGPQDWTPSDLPKIGSPMIQLPDYYNSDSFVFTTG, from the coding sequence ATGTCAGATCCGGTGACCGCCGCGACCACGGAGGCCGAACTCGCGCGCCACATCCAGGCCGGCGACGGTCCGAGCCACGCGGCCGCCCAGGAGATCGCCCACCGTCACCGGGCCGCCGTACTGTCCTACGCACGGCTGTGCTGCGCGCAGGACGAGAGCGCGCAGGAGCTCGCCGACGAGGCCATCGCCCGGACCCTGGCGGCCGTGCGCGCCGGCACCGGGCCGAGCCGCGGCTGGCGCCCGTTCCTGCTCAGCGAGGCGCGGCGGACCGCCACCGGATGGGCCGACACCGCGCGACGCGCCGAGCTGACCGCCGACTTCGTCGCCTGGCTGAACGCCCTGCCCCGCACGGCCACGGTCCGCTCCGCAGCCCAGGCGGCGGCCGCCGCCGAGTCGGCGTCGACCCTGCTGCAGGCTTTCCTGAGCCTGCCCTCCTCACGCCAGGCCGACCTGTGGCACTACCTGGAGGAGCCACCGGCCGGCGGCGCACCGCCCCGGCGCCAGGCCGCGGCCGGCACTCCGGACACCCTGACCCGGCAGAGCCTGCACGACGCCTACCTGCAGGCCTACCTGCCGCGCGCCCCGCGCCGCTCCTGCCGCCACCTGCTGGGCGCACTCGGCAAGGCCGTCCGACGCGGCACCACCCAGGAGGCCCGGGAGCTCGACCGGCACCTCGCCCGCTGCGCCCGCTGCCGGCACGCCCACGCGGACCTCATCGCCATCCATACCTGGCAGCGGCCCGTCCTGCTGCGCGCCTTGCTGCTGTGGACCGGCGAGGTGGACGCGGTCCCGACCGTGCCGACGCCCTCCGCACTCTCCCGTGCCCGGGCCCGCCGGCCACGCGGCGGCGAGCGGCCGGTGGACGCGCGGCGGCTGCTGGCGTCCACCCTCGTGGTCGGCGCGGGGGCGCTGGTGACACTGGTGGCGGCAGGTGTGATCGTGGAGGCCGTGGACGCGGCCGGAACGCACGCGCCGCTGGCCGGCAGCATCCTGATACCGGCCCCGCTCACATCCTCTACGACGATCAGCGGCACGCCTGCGAGCCCGCTGCCGGACACCGCCACCCCGTCAGCCTCGGTCAGCCCCTCACCTTCCGCCTCCCCCGCCCCGTCGGCCTCCCCGTCGGCCTCCTCGGCGCCACCCGCTCCCTCCCCCAGCCCGTCGGCCACCAGTGCGCCGCCCTCCCCGAGCTCCTCACCCAGTTCCTCCCCCAGCCCCTCGCCCACCCCTTCGTCCTCCACCGGCACGGTCGGCTTCCGCCTGGTCAACAGCAGCTCCGGGCTCTGCGTCGGCATCACCGACGACGCGGTGGTCACGGTGCAGCTCCAGCAGTGCACCGGCGACGGATCGCAGGGCTGGCAGCGGCTGGCGGTCGATCAGGACACCTTCCAGCTGCGCAACACCGGCACCGGCCAGTGCCTGGACGGCACCACGGACGGTGGGGACACCGTCACCGTCACGCTGCAGCCCTGCCGCTCCGACCCGGGCCGGACCGAACAGCTCTGGCGGTTCGCCTCGGACGCGACGCCCGGCTCGTTCCGCCTCTGGTTCCTGCCCTCGGTGCCGGCCAGCGCCTACTCCGCCCACGTGCTCGGCCCGCAGGACTGGACCCCGAGCGACCTGCCGAAGATCGGTTCCCCGATGATCCAGCTGCCCGACTACTACAACTCCGACAGTTTCGTCTTCACCACGGGCTGA